The genomic segment ATGCCATATGGACATGGCTTCAGATCGCCAGTCGTTTGAATCCAGCAGAGCGACTTGCCATCGACCTTCATCTGATCGTCGGGCGCATCCGCGGCTGTCGGCGTGAGAGTTGACCCCAAGTCGACATCCGAACAGTCTGACGCGGGGTCCATGGCTGCAGCGCCGCGGCATCGAGTCGCGTCATCGACGTCGCCGACACCTTCGTCGGCGACCACACCCTGTGACGCATTCAAACCGACCTCCGCAGCAGCCGTGTTCGGCAGGTCGTTGGTGCGAACGAAGGCGACGTAAACCAAGGCAATTGCAACGGCGCCCATGACACCGAACAGGGCAATCCTCGGGGTAGTCCTCCGCCAGAAGTTCCTCCGGCGTTTCTTCCGGCGACGAAGCTCCCTTGTCGACAGCTTGACCGGAGTCAGCCAAGTGGATTTGCGGATGGGATCCTCGACCAAATGGTACGAGAGAACGCTGACGGCGACGAGGATCGCCGAGGCGACGATGTAGTAGAAGATGTTGTCTCCCGGCATTACCGCCAGCAACAAGATCAGCACCGGGAAGTGCCAGAGGTAGAGAGAGTACGAAATGTCTCCTACGTACCGACTGGCTCTGTTGGTCAGGGGCCAAAGGTATGGCTGATTCCCCTGTTCGCCCGCCAGCAGCACCAGCGCTGTCGCGAGTGTTGGCAGCGCCGCCGCGGGCGCTGGAAACCCCTGAGCGGGGTCCACGACGAAGCAGGCTGCGACTATCAGGGCGAATCCGACCCAACTCATCACGGTGCGCAGCGTCACGCTCTTAGACGTGAAGTACACGCCGAATACCGCTACTAAGGCGCCGACACCGAGCTCCCATGCGCGATCGAAGGAGCTGAAGTACGCGAGATTGGTGTCTGCCTTCGAGAGATATAGGGCGTAAACGAACGATGCGACTGAGAGCACTCCGATGGTGGTGCCGACGGCAACTCTTCGTCGTCCCGAACTCCACGCGAAGATCTTGATTCCGACAGCGAGAACCCCCAGCATCACCCAGGGCCACACGAAGTAGAACTGTTCTTCAACCGCTAGAGACCAGTAATGCTGAACCGGGCTGGGCTGAAGATCCTGCTGAAAATAGTCGGTTCCCTGAAGTGCGAGGTTCCAGTTCGATGAGAAAAGCAAAGCCCAGAACGAATCAGTTGCCGTCCGGACGAAGCGGCTCCCCGGGGTAAGGAAATACGCCACAGTCACCGTGACGACTAACACGAGTATCGCGGCAGGCAGGATCCGCTTAACCCGGCGCTTGTAGAAACCTACGAAGGAGATCGTCTTCGTCCGGTCGTGTTCACGAAGCAGCAACCCGGTAATCAAGTAGCCGCTCAGCACAAAGAAGACATCGACCCCGACGAAACCACCTGCCGGCCACCCGAGCATGTGATTGAGAATCACTGCGACGACTGCCAATGCCCTGAGCCCCTGCACATCGCGCCGGATGTTATGTGTTGCAGGAGACTTTTCCGTCGGCGCAGCCGGCCCAGAGCGGCTTCGCCGCGATTCCAGGCTCGTAATATTGCGTTCTGATGCCATGTCCCCCCCAGGTGTGGCGACAGTCTAGCTCGCCAATGTTTCGCCTTTGCTAACGGTCCTCCGAGGTGGAGACCTAACAGGTGAACTGCAGATCGGTCATGTCGGGGTTGGCCAGCATGGGGCCAACGAGCGTTTCGACCTGTTTCTCCGGAAGGGCGCTTACGTCGATGTCAATGGTTGCTGTTTGCGATTGCCCAGGGGCAGCCTGGATGACGCCGCGCGCGACAGGGTACGACTGATCCGTGCCCGTGGTCGAATCTTCTTGACTGGTGCTGCCCGTGATACTCGCGATCGTGGAACCCTCGGGGGCATACACGTAGGTGAATACTCGCAGGTCGCCAAGAGGGATTCGGAATCCATTTCCCCCTGCCCCCGTGATGAAGGTGGAGAGCCCCTCGACCGCGGCTGGATCGAGGATATTCGTAGCCGTCACCTGCACTCGGACCTTGCGGGTACCGTCGGTACATTGCTGCTGACCGACGGCGATCGCAGTGCGGAGATAGTAATCCATCTTCGAACCCAGGAAGTCGCTCAGGTATACGCCGATCTGATGGGACGTCTCGGTCTCCTGCGGCAGGCGACCCTGAAGACCGGCGTCGACCACGAGATCTTGGACTATCTGATCGGTGCTCGAGGCGAGTAGTCTCCGCTCCTCACCAGCCTTCTGTACGGCAGTGATGAACTTCGGGATGTCAACCTTGCCGTTCATGATCGCCCCGAAGGCGGTTCCGGCCACGGCAGCGAAGTAAGCGTCCTGAGCGTCCGCATCCTCGGCATACATCTGATAGACGCCATTCATTAGGATGTCGGTGGAGTTCTGAGAATTCAACAATGATCCGTCGGGAAGAGTGATCGGACCGGTCGCATCCAGTATGTACGACAGCGCGATTGGGTCGACGAAGACCACCGTGTCTGCCGTCACTCCCCGCTGGTTCTGCCACATGGATCGGGTCAGGTCGGCTGCAACGTCGACCCGCGGCGTGAGGGTGTTGTTCTGACTCTGCACACCGAATGGAACCAAGAACAGATCGCGCGCCTCGCGGGGCAGGTGACTGTCAGCGAATTGCTCGGATTCGAACGCGAACTCCCGGCCGGATGCCTGCTGCGCGATGGTGACCCTACCCTGGTCGGCGGTGACCAGGATCTGCGCGCCCGCGATTCCGCCGAGGGGCCGCACCTCGGCGGAGTTCTCAAAGACAAGGAGGTAATTCTTCGGCCCGTCCGCTCCCAGGAGGCCCGGCAGCACCGGAGCTAGCGATTTCGCTGTGGCTAGCGCCGGCTCTATCTCGCCGACCATGCTGTCGATCTGGTCGACTGCGTTCTTCACCGGGCCGATGAGCGTCGACGTGTCAATGGCACCAACGTTCTCCTTGGCGCTCGTGAGGACGATGCTCGATTGCTCGAGCACGGGCAGCACCGACTCGATCGCGGCGAGATCGACAGCGCCGTCCACCGGCCTGAATACCGATGGTGAGAGAGTGTCGCCCAGATCTACAGCAGGAACCACTGCCTGATCGACCACATCCGACACGGTCTCCGCAACCACGCGGACGGCGCTCAGGTTGGGTCCGACTCCCGGAACTTGCTCAGCGAGCCACCATACTGGGCCGGAGGCAGCCTCGCGTGCCTTCGCGGCGTGTTCCGAAAGGACATTGGCATCAGCCTGCGCGCTCGAGGCTTCGCCGGCGAGGACCTTCTGTTTCACCGTTGACAGAAGTGGCTGTGCGGCCTCGAGTTCATCCTTGACTGTCAGTGCCTTAGTTCCGACCCAGACAGCGCCAGCGACGATCGCGAGCAACAGAAGGACGACGCCACCAACGACCCACGGCCAGCGTCTCCTGCGCGCTCGCTGTCGAGGCTTCTCCCCCCTCGTGGAATCATCCTTAATGGATCGGCGGCTCGGCATCTCGTCGGTCACCACGCAATCCTACCGAGCCCCTCCCTGGGAACTATCTTGCTTCTTCGCGCAGCCTCGAAGCTCGGCGTTGGGCGTGGAAGGTGACGCCGTCCTATCGACAAGGCGACACGCGTACAGCTGCGGGGTCATCAGGCCAAGGGCCGCCTTGCACCATAAGGCCGGCTTGTCACATTGCTATGCAGGGCGGCTGTCGCCGTACCGGAGCGCGCCGTTCGAACCAAAGGACAGCCCGCTCATGGGCTCCCCGATCATCTTCTCCGCTACAAACGTGGCGAAGAGGCGTTGAGGGGACCTGTTGGTGCGGTAGAACTGCGCTTCACCGTGTGAGTTCAAGTACCTTCGCGGTTGCTGCGATCGTCCTCTCGCTGGCCTTCTTATCCGGGTTCAGCTCCTTGCCGAACGACGGTATAAGCTTCGCCAGCTTCTTCTCCCACACCGGATATTCTGTCGGGAAGCACTTCTGAATCAGGTCGACCATGATCGGTACAGCTGTAGATGCCCCGGGCGAAGCTCCGAGCAGCCCGGCGATCGACCCGTCGGCCGACGTGACCACTTCGGTGCCGAACTGCAGCACACCGCCGCGCTTGGCATCCTTTTTCATCACCTGAACCCGCTGGCCTGCCGTGATGAGGTACCAATCCTCCGCCTTCGCCGTTGGCATGAATTCCTGCAGCGCCGCCAACTTCTTCTTCTTGCTCGCCAGCAGCTCGCCAATCAGGTACTTCATCAGGTCGAAGTTGTCGCGGGCAACAGCGAGCATCGGGCCGATGTTGTGGAAGCGGATGGACGCCGGCAGGTCGGTCCACGAACTCGACTTCAGGAACTTCGGGCTAAAGCCGGCGTATGGGCCAAAGAGCAGCGACGATTGACCGTCGACCACACGAGTGTCGAGGTGGGGCACCGACATCGGCGGGGCACCAACCGACGCCTTGCCGTAAACCTTGGCTTGGTGCTGTGCAACGACAGCCGGGTTGTCGGTGCGGAAGAATTGACCACTGATCGGGAATCCACCGAAGCCCTTGATCTCGGGAATGCCCGACTTCTGCAGCAATGGAAGGGCATGCCCGCCCGCGCCCACGAAGACGAACTTCGCGTTGATCGTGTGCGGTGTGTTGCCCACCCGATCGCGGGTCGTGATGTTCCAAGATCCGTTTTTCTGCTTCTTGAGCTTCTTGACCTCGGTCTCGGTGCGCAGCACCGCGCCATTCTGCACGAGGTTGTCGATCAGCTGGTGGGTGAGCGACCCGAAGTCGACGTCGGTGCCCGCGTTCACGCGGGTGGCTGCAATCTTCTCGTCCTTCTCGCGCTGAAGC from the Herbiconiux aconitum genome contains:
- a CDS encoding acyltransferase family protein → MASERNITSLESRRSRSGPAAPTEKSPATHNIRRDVQGLRALAVVAVILNHMLGWPAGGFVGVDVFFVLSGYLITGLLLREHDRTKTISFVGFYKRRVKRILPAAILVLVVTVTVAYFLTPGSRFVRTATDSFWALLFSSNWNLALQGTDYFQQDLQPSPVQHYWSLAVEEQFYFVWPWVMLGVLAVGIKIFAWSSGRRRVAVGTTIGVLSVASFVYALYLSKADTNLAYFSSFDRAWELGVGALVAVFGVYFTSKSVTLRTVMSWVGFALIVAACFVVDPAQGFPAPAAALPTLATALVLLAGEQGNQPYLWPLTNRASRYVGDISYSLYLWHFPVLILLLAVMPGDNIFYYIVASAILVAVSVLSYHLVEDPIRKSTWLTPVKLSTRELRRRKKRRRNFWRRTTPRIALFGVMGAVAIALVYVAFVRTNDLPNTAAAEVGLNASQGVVADEGVGDVDDATRCRGAAAMDPASDCSDVDLGSTLTPTAADAPDDQMKVDGKSLCWIQTTGDLKPCPYGIRNADSVRVAVVGDSHAQHLLPAVFGGVTQGNWAVDAFTGDGCLLSTKLTDKCGEMMPKILDRVSSGEYDIVIAHSARTKGNFPEGFAEAFQRVLDSGTKLVVVPDVPAVSDEAMLCYQRVGFDPKQNDCGTPLDGQLPDPLLTAAASVEGVNLVDLTQYFCRDGFCPSVVGNVPVYRDGGAHLTQTYAKSLAPYLAEGIDRSVPAPVG
- a CDS encoding DUF4012 domain-containing protein; protein product: MTDEMPSRRSIKDDSTRGEKPRQRARRRRWPWVVGGVVLLLLAIVAGAVWVGTKALTVKDELEAAQPLLSTVKQKVLAGEASSAQADANVLSEHAAKAREAASGPVWWLAEQVPGVGPNLSAVRVVAETVSDVVDQAVVPAVDLGDTLSPSVFRPVDGAVDLAAIESVLPVLEQSSIVLTSAKENVGAIDTSTLIGPVKNAVDQIDSMVGEIEPALATAKSLAPVLPGLLGADGPKNYLLVFENSAEVRPLGGIAGAQILVTADQGRVTIAQQASGREFAFESEQFADSHLPREARDLFLVPFGVQSQNNTLTPRVDVAADLTRSMWQNQRGVTADTVVFVDPIALSYILDATGPITLPDGSLLNSQNSTDILMNGVYQMYAEDADAQDAYFAAVAGTAFGAIMNGKVDIPKFITAVQKAGEERRLLASSTDQIVQDLVVDAGLQGRLPQETETSHQIGVYLSDFLGSKMDYYLRTAIAVGQQQCTDGTRKVRVQVTATNILDPAAVEGLSTFITGAGGNGFRIPLGDLRVFTYVYAPEGSTIASITGSTSQEDSTTGTDQSYPVARGVIQAAPGQSQTATIDIDVSALPEKQVETLVGPMLANPDMTDLQFTC
- a CDS encoding malate:quinone oxidoreductase; amino-acid sequence: MSNKSVDVALIGGGIMSATLGTMIKQLQPDWSIVIFEQLSEVGQESSNPWNNAGTGHAALAELNYMPEAPDGTLEASRAVNINEQFQVSRQFWSSLVAQGVLPHPGSFINPTPHMTFVRGEENVDYLRRRYELLKTEPLFEGIEFSDDPKVIYQWAPLLVLQREKDEKIAATRVNAGTDVDFGSLTHQLIDNLVQNGAVLRTETEVKKLKKQKNGSWNITTRDRVGNTPHTINAKFVFVGAGGHALPLLQKSGIPEIKGFGGFPISGQFFRTDNPAVVAQHQAKVYGKASVGAPPMSVPHLDTRVVDGQSSLLFGPYAGFSPKFLKSSSWTDLPASIRFHNIGPMLAVARDNFDLMKYLIGELLASKKKKLAALQEFMPTAKAEDWYLITAGQRVQVMKKDAKRGGVLQFGTEVVTSADGSIAGLLGASPGASTAVPIMVDLIQKCFPTEYPVWEKKLAKLIPSFGKELNPDKKASERTIAATAKVLELTR